In Bos indicus x Bos taurus breed Angus x Brahman F1 hybrid chromosome 23, Bos_hybrid_MaternalHap_v2.0, whole genome shotgun sequence, a single genomic region encodes these proteins:
- the SLC35B3 gene encoding adenosine 3'-phospho 5'-phosphosulfate transporter 2 isoform X1, with product MRAPGEEAAAAAAAEAEVASAGVGEEETQEDLAQQAEGGLNKGEETNKENFGSTECGKTRTMDLKFNSSRKYISITVPSKTQAMSPHIKSIDDIVVLGINLSRFNKLTQFFICVAGVFVFYLIYGYLQELIFSVEGFKPYGWYLTLVQFAFYSIFGLIELQLIQDKRRRIPGKTYMIIAFLTVGTMGLSNTSLGYLNYPTQVIFKCCKLIPVMLGGVFIQGKRYNVADVSAALCMSLGLIWFTLADSTVAPNFNLTGVVLISLALCADAVIGNVQEKAMKLHNASNSEMVLYSYSIGFVYILLGLTCTSGLGPAVTFCSKDPIRTYGYAFLFSLTGYFGISFVLALIKIFGALLAVTVTTGRKAMTIVLSFIFFAKPFTFQYVWSGFLVVLGIFLNVYSKNMDKMRLPSAYDLINRVMDLRKSRTLAQTV from the exons ATGAGAGCACCTGGAGAGGaggcggcggcagcagcggcgGCTGAGGCTGAGGTGGCAAGTGCCGGAGTGGGCGAGGAGGAGACGCAGGAG gaCTTGGCTCAGCAGGCAGAAGGAGGCCTGAACAAAGGAGAGGAAACCAACAAAGAGAACTTTGGTAGCACTGAATGCGGCAAAACAAGAACAATGGATCTCAAGTTCAACAGCTCCAGGAAATACATTTCTATCACTGTCCCATCCAAAACCCAAGCAATGTCACCACACATCAAGTCTATAGATGACATTGTCGTGCTTGGCATAAATCTCAGCAGATTCAACAAACTGACTCAGTTTTTTATATGTGTTGCTGGAGTTTTTGTATTTTACCTAATTTATGGATATTTACag GAATTAATATTTTCAGTGGAGGGTTTTAAGCCCTATGGCTGGTATCTTACTTTAGTACAGTTTGCATTTTACTCCATATTTGGCCTCATAGAACTTCAGCTAATTCAGGACAAAAGGAGGAG AATACCAGGAAAAACCTACATGATAATAGCTTTTCTAACTGTGGGTACTATGGGGTTATCAAACACTTCCTTGGGCTACCTGAATTATCCTACCCAAGTCATCTTCAAGTGCTGCAAATTGATTCCTGTTATGCTAGGAGGAGTTTTTATTCAAG GAAAGCGTTATAATGTTGCAGACGTGTCTGCTGCCTTATGTATGAGCCTCGGCCTGATATGGTTTACCCTAGCGGACAGCACGGTTGCGCCAAATTTCAACCTGACAG GTGTGGTCCTCATTTCGCTGGCCCTGTGCGCAGATGCTGTAATTGGGAATGTCCAAGAGAAAGCTATGAAGCTGCATAATGCTTCTAATTCAGAAATG gtTTTGTATTCGTATTCAATCGGTTTTGTGTACATTTTACTGGGATTGACATGCACTAGTGGATTAGGCCCTGCAGTAACATTTTGTTCAAAG GATCCAATTCGGACCTATGGTtatgctttccttttttccctcactGGGTATTTTGGAATCTCTTTTGTTCTGgctttgattaaaatttttgGTGCACTTCTTGCTGTAACAG TGACAACAgggagaaaagcaatgaccattgttctttcatttatattctttgcCAAACCATTCACATTCCA gtATGTGTGGTCTGGTTTCCTAGTTGTCCTTGGTATATTTCTCAATGTTTACAGCAAAAATATGGATAAAATGAGACTGCCATCAGCATatgatctgataaacagagtgatGGACCTAAGGAAGTCAAGGACGTTGGCACAAACTGTATAG
- the SLC35B3 gene encoding adenosine 3'-phospho 5'-phosphosulfate transporter 2 isoform X2, with amino-acid sequence MDLKFNSSRKYISITVPSKTQAMSPHIKSIDDIVVLGINLSRFNKLTQFFICVAGVFVFYLIYGYLQELIFSVEGFKPYGWYLTLVQFAFYSIFGLIELQLIQDKRRRIPGKTYMIIAFLTVGTMGLSNTSLGYLNYPTQVIFKCCKLIPVMLGGVFIQGKRYNVADVSAALCMSLGLIWFTLADSTVAPNFNLTGVVLISLALCADAVIGNVQEKAMKLHNASNSEMVLYSYSIGFVYILLGLTCTSGLGPAVTFCSKDPIRTYGYAFLFSLTGYFGISFVLALIKIFGALLAVTVTTGRKAMTIVLSFIFFAKPFTFQYVWSGFLVVLGIFLNVYSKNMDKMRLPSAYDLINRVMDLRKSRTLAQTV; translated from the exons ATGGATCTCAAGTTCAACAGCTCCAGGAAATACATTTCTATCACTGTCCCATCCAAAACCCAAGCAATGTCACCACACATCAAGTCTATAGATGACATTGTCGTGCTTGGCATAAATCTCAGCAGATTCAACAAACTGACTCAGTTTTTTATATGTGTTGCTGGAGTTTTTGTATTTTACCTAATTTATGGATATTTACag GAATTAATATTTTCAGTGGAGGGTTTTAAGCCCTATGGCTGGTATCTTACTTTAGTACAGTTTGCATTTTACTCCATATTTGGCCTCATAGAACTTCAGCTAATTCAGGACAAAAGGAGGAG AATACCAGGAAAAACCTACATGATAATAGCTTTTCTAACTGTGGGTACTATGGGGTTATCAAACACTTCCTTGGGCTACCTGAATTATCCTACCCAAGTCATCTTCAAGTGCTGCAAATTGATTCCTGTTATGCTAGGAGGAGTTTTTATTCAAG GAAAGCGTTATAATGTTGCAGACGTGTCTGCTGCCTTATGTATGAGCCTCGGCCTGATATGGTTTACCCTAGCGGACAGCACGGTTGCGCCAAATTTCAACCTGACAG GTGTGGTCCTCATTTCGCTGGCCCTGTGCGCAGATGCTGTAATTGGGAATGTCCAAGAGAAAGCTATGAAGCTGCATAATGCTTCTAATTCAGAAATG gtTTTGTATTCGTATTCAATCGGTTTTGTGTACATTTTACTGGGATTGACATGCACTAGTGGATTAGGCCCTGCAGTAACATTTTGTTCAAAG GATCCAATTCGGACCTATGGTtatgctttccttttttccctcactGGGTATTTTGGAATCTCTTTTGTTCTGgctttgattaaaatttttgGTGCACTTCTTGCTGTAACAG TGACAACAgggagaaaagcaatgaccattgttctttcatttatattctttgcCAAACCATTCACATTCCA gtATGTGTGGTCTGGTTTCCTAGTTGTCCTTGGTATATTTCTCAATGTTTACAGCAAAAATATGGATAAAATGAGACTGCCATCAGCATatgatctgataaacagagtgatGGACCTAAGGAAGTCAAGGACGTTGGCACAAACTGTATAG